One Sparus aurata chromosome 23, fSpaAur1.1, whole genome shotgun sequence genomic window, CAGGTATCTCTGAAGGGTCTTGTGTGAAATTATCAATTTATCTAGCATGCGTTCACCGATTTCAGGACAAATGAACCACTTTGAAGCACCCGCCCTCAAATTTACAACTACGAGAATCCGTGTGTGTAATTCTTTGTGCCCAGCTGAAGATCTGTCGTCGGCAAGATAAAACTCGCCCGCTAAGGCATCATTTCCCAAAATTcaacccctccctcctcccccgccCCCGTGCATCCTCCCTCCGGCCCCCCTGCGCGTCCCTCTCATTTCCCTGCCCCCTCCCTCACTGTACAGCCTGCTCGTTGGCTGTGCTGCCCGAGTCCTGGGGCTTCATGACGTCAGGGAGCTCTGGGGGAGTGGAGAAAGACTCGACCCTCAGCTGCTCAAATGAATCATCTGGGagaacgacagagagagagaaagtgacaaACGTGAGACGGGAGGGCAGGAAGATACATAATATAAAGTAAATCAGTTCAGAGCACTCAAGTTCAGTTTACACTGAGTTAGAGTtgcctgaaatgaaaacaagcaAGTGAATGGTGCCACGACCACGAGACTAACTGAAAATGGTCTGCGACGAGGTCGAATAACAGGGGAAATACTCACCACCCAGACGGAAAGCTAGCCCCACTGTGGCAGGGGCCTGAGGTCGGGCTGTTTGATTTGTGAAGCCACAATTTCCAAGAGTTTGACTGTCATTTAGCATCACATCATCCTGGTGAAggaaattaaacaaacacataaaagtAGTTTAGAGCCTGCTGTTTATTCaatacagttttatttatttatgtttacacAAAGCACCAAATCCATAAATTTCACGAAATGCTCTCTGTTGTGAAGACTAATTGTGATCCTCAGAATCAGCAAGTTTGTATTTAGTATGTTTATACTGCCAGTTAAGTTTAAGGTTAAAGAATCCTGTAACTGTTGTGTTAATAACATGACGCACTTTGGCTTTTCAACACACTGCTATGGATGGGTGTTTCTGAAGCCTCgaaaagtgtcagtttttgaTGAATCTAGTGAACCAAAGAAATTCACATGCTGAAATTGTTATATTATAATCCATCTTCAGCATACAGCAGTCCTGCTCATTGATTTGTATCATTGCACACACAGAGTGAACACCACCAGAATTCCTAAGGTCACTGGAAGATATAAAGGGTTGGATAGTATCATATCTTGTTTGAATGTAAGAATGTACGTAAAATTACTTATAGAAAGGTGTCAGCCAAAGTGCTCTGTAAATCACACGTTTATGTTTAagttaattttattatttttagaaGCAAAGCCTCTAAAAGCCAAAAGTTATTTGTAAAATAGGTGCCATCATGAAAAATGTCTCTACATTGTTTAAGTAGTATGTACTGTATTTTGGCCATATTTTGTAATTGTTATTATGTGTAGCTCCATTCCATGTAATCATATTGCCTTGAGCCACAtaaaaaatcaatgaaaattCAAGGAATTCTAAGATTACTCTAATTGCTAGGAGCAACAATAACAAACCCAGAACATTTTAGCTATATCTACATGACCACTAACTGGTCATTACACTACTACGATGGCAGAGACTGCCACTTACCAACTGATCCAAATGTATCTGTTAAAATGGTATTTATTAATTAACTGCACATGTCTAAAAAGtcctttttttcaaatctaCCTTATAAAGCCTCTGATCTTCAGGTGGCCTCTTTAAAATCCCTTCCACAATGCGCTTCAGTTCATAGACTGTGGTCGACTCTTTGGCATCTGTGAAGATGGTCGTCTTGTGACGTCgaatcattagaaacacatccTGTAGTGAGATCAAGTGA contains:
- the elob gene encoding elongin-B yields the protein MDVFLMIRRHKTTIFTDAKESTTVYELKRIVEGILKRPPEDQRLYKDDVMLNDSQTLGNCGFTNQTARPQAPATVGLAFRLGDDSFEQLRVESFSTPPELPDVMKPQDSGSTANEQAVQ